A single window of Solea senegalensis isolate Sse05_10M unplaced genomic scaffold, IFAPA_SoseM_1 scf7180000013000, whole genome shotgun sequence DNA harbors:
- the LOC122760132 gene encoding nectin-3-like protein isoform X2 gives MPSTITAPVLAGTASSTLVDDKGQVLLSFPTLEALPERNLGSIVGGAVGGALFLLLLLSLVGVYYLRKQQTFHGNYYTKQYLGPSDLQTAPTQHELRPTKAGGSSNHRDQDREEWGDCQLKHERDRHHHSNYNGEVYPPNGYTRAMRESSQHSRQQNHQIEHSQYSSPRKAKYPHSPKLEGNGSPYLSDDCYDSGPDGEYVSHTDGSVISRREWYV, from the coding sequence ATGCCTTCCACCATTACTGCTCCTGTCCTAGCTGGCACTGCCTCCTCCACCTTAGTGGATGATAAGGGCCAAGTCCTCCTCAGCTTCCCCACACTTGAAGCCCTGCCTGAGAGAAATCTTGGTTCCATAGTGGGTGGGGCTGTGGGTGGGGCcttgttcctgctgctgttgttgtctctGGTGGGTGTGTATTACCTCCGCAAACAGCAGACCTTCCACGGGAATTACTACACCAAGCAGTACCTGGGTCCCAGTGACCTCCAGACTGCCCCCACGCAGCACGAGCTCCGCCCAACCAAGGCTGGCGGCAGCTCCAACCATCGAGACCAAGACAGAGAGGAGTGGGGCGACTGCCAACTCAAACATGAACGTGACCGCCATCACCATAGCAACTATAACGGAGAGGTCTACCCCCCTAATGGCTACACTAGAGCAATGAGGGAGAGCAGTCAGCACAGTCGTCAGCAGAATCACCAGATTGAACACTCACAGTATTCTAGTCCTCGAAAGGCCAAGTACCCTCATTCACCCAAACTAGAGGGAAATGGCTCCCCCTACCTGTCAGATGACTGCTACGATAGCGGGCCCGATGGCGAATATGTGTCTCACACAGACGGCTCAGTCATTTCACGCAGGGAGTGGTATGTTTGA